Within the Dechloromonas denitrificans genome, the region GTCGATCGCCTCCTATCGCAAGGTCGGCGACTACGCGGTGGAAATCACCACCAAGGATGTCGACGCGCTGTTCCCCTACCAGTTGCCATGGTTCCTGATCTCCAGCCCGACGCAGTGGGAAAAGATGGGCAAGGACTGGAACAAGGTCGCCAGCAAGCCGTCCGGCACCGGTCCCTTCAAGCTCGACAAGCTGGTGCCGCGTGAGCGGGCCGACCTGGTCAAGAACACCGCCTACTGGGACAAGAGCCGCATGGCGAAGACGGATCGCATCGTGCTGGTGCCGATCCCCGATGCGATGACCCGGGCCAACGCGCTGTTGAACGGTCAGGTCGATATCATCGAAACGCCGCCGCCCGATGTGCTGCCGCAATTGAAGGGCGCCGGCTTCAAGCTGGTGCAGAACGTCACGCCGCACGTCTGGCCGTATCACTTCTCGACCCAGCCCGGCTCGCCGTGGACCGACATCCGGGTGCGCAAGGCCGCCAATCTGGCGATCGACCGCAATTCGGTGGTCAGCCTGATGAGCGGTCTGGCGACGCCGGCCAAGGGCCAGCTCGACCAGACCAGCCCGTGGTTCGGCAAGCCGAGCTTCAAGATCGGCTACGACCTGGCCGCCGCCCGTGCGCTGATGGCCCAGGCCGGCTACAGCCAGGCCAAGCCGTTGAAGGCCAAGGTGATCATCGCCCAGGGTGGTACCGGTCAGATGCTGTCGCTGCCGATGAACGAGTTCATCCAGCAGAGCCTGGCCGAAGTCGGCATCCAGGTGACTTTCGAAGTCGTCGAGCTGGAGAACCTCTACCTGCACTGGC harbors:
- a CDS encoding ABC transporter substrate-binding protein; translated protein: MKPNCKKLSRWLAVVPLSLALHGVLHAETVARYGISMADIPLTTGQPDRGAGAYQFTGHTLYDPLVAWEANVGNRPGKLVPGLASEWKVDAKDNKKWVFTLRKGVKFHDGSEFNADAVVWNLDKVLADKSPQFDAKQSAQVRPRIPSIASYRKVGDYAVEITTKDVDALFPYQLPWFLISSPTQWEKMGKDWNKVASKPSGTGPFKLDKLVPRERADLVKNTAYWDKSRMAKTDRIVLVPIPDAMTRANALLNGQVDIIETPPPDVLPQLKGAGFKLVQNVTPHVWPYHFSTQPGSPWTDIRVRKAANLAIDRNSVVSLMSGLATPAKGQLDQTSPWFGKPSFKIGYDLAAARALMAQAGYSQAKPLKAKVIIAQGGTGQMLSLPMNEFIQQSLAEVGIQVTFEVVELENLYLHWRSGAKADMNAGKGITAINLGYVTADPFYALTRFADSRYVAPNGVNWGGYNNPKVDAAIDKIKTTFDTKTQDGLLAFVHQSMVDDALMLWVVHDVNPHAMSPKVKEFVQAQHWFQDLTTIRM